A portion of the Paenibacillus hamazuiensis genome contains these proteins:
- a CDS encoding helix-turn-helix transcriptional regulator yields the protein MSKSDNMLSILWLLRSGRKMTAQQLANELDIHIRSVYRCIDSLCASGVPIIADSGPGGGYRILGRFAESPLLFDMEEQKALVHASTFASEAGYPFPEALNRAVEKLKRYTNEDQLDHIERHSEGLSVIHPPVDGKLQEVLQLLEKSAARGQSVEMEYDKGRGAPSTRGFDPYGIVFWKGSWYTVGFCRLRQEVRSFRADRIVRLDRVDRHFERPADFSAKSFLMQNLLPESFASEALVDVRIEGPKEALDLLCQHWLFGHALLERQAEQALFKLGLPSLQTYVPYFLLPYGRSLTILEPECLVGRMAEVSAEIAAHYAAMKSEIFLRKG from the coding sequence ATGTCCAAGTCCGATAACATGTTGTCCATTCTGTGGCTGCTTCGTTCGGGCAGGAAAATGACCGCGCAGCAGCTTGCGAATGAACTGGATATCCACATTCGCTCCGTATACCGCTGCATCGATTCGCTGTGTGCCAGCGGGGTGCCGATCATCGCCGATTCGGGGCCGGGCGGCGGCTACAGGATTCTCGGCCGTTTCGCGGAATCGCCGCTGCTGTTCGATATGGAGGAGCAGAAAGCGCTCGTACATGCTTCGACATTCGCCAGCGAAGCCGGCTATCCGTTTCCGGAGGCGCTGAATCGTGCGGTCGAAAAGCTGAAGCGGTACACGAACGAGGATCAGCTCGATCACATCGAGCGGCACAGCGAAGGCCTCTCCGTCATTCACCCGCCTGTTGACGGGAAACTGCAGGAAGTGCTGCAGCTTTTGGAGAAATCCGCGGCGCGCGGCCAGTCGGTGGAAATGGAGTATGACAAGGGAAGGGGCGCGCCGAGCACCCGCGGATTCGATCCATACGGGATCGTTTTTTGGAAGGGGAGCTGGTACACCGTCGGCTTTTGCCGGCTTAGGCAGGAGGTGCGGAGCTTTCGTGCGGACCGCATTGTACGGTTGGACCGTGTCGACCGCCATTTCGAGCGGCCGGCGGACTTTTCCGCCAAGTCATTTTTGATGCAGAATTTGCTCCCGGAGTCATTCGCCTCGGAAGCTCTTGTCGATGTAAGAATTGAAGGGCCCAAGGAAGCGCTCGATCTGTTATGCCAGCACTGGCTGTTTGGCCATGCGCTTCTCGAGAGGCAAGCGGAACAAGCTTTATTCAAGTTGGGGCTACCTTCCTTGCAAACCTATGTTCCGTACTTTCTGCTCCCTTATGGCAGATCGCTCACCATTCTCGAACCTGAATGTCTTGTCGGCAGAATGGCCGAAGTCAGCGCGGAAATCGCCGCACATTACGCAGCGATGAAATCCGAAATTTTTTTGAGAAAAGGATGA
- a CDS encoding isoprenylcysteine carboxyl methyltransferase family protein, which translates to MHTFFAVIFTAVVLQRVAELRLARRNGERVKELGGYEVGAGHYKYIVMLHAAFFAGLAAEVLLGGASMPEWWWLPFSLFVAAQELRIWCIRSLGMYWNTRIWVVPDMEPVRRGPYRHFRHPNYIVVTLELVLLPLTFGALRTAAFIALANALVLRQRIAAEEAAIAAVVRGRNVQ; encoded by the coding sequence ATGCATACGTTTTTTGCCGTCATCTTCACGGCCGTCGTGCTGCAAAGGGTTGCCGAGCTTCGGCTGGCGCGCCGAAACGGCGAGCGCGTCAAAGAGCTTGGCGGTTATGAGGTCGGTGCGGGGCATTATAAGTATATCGTGATGCTGCATGCCGCCTTTTTTGCCGGTCTCGCAGCGGAGGTGCTGCTTGGAGGCGCCTCGATGCCGGAATGGTGGTGGCTCCCCTTCTCGCTGTTCGTCGCGGCACAAGAGCTGCGTATTTGGTGCATCCGCAGTCTCGGCATGTATTGGAACACGCGCATCTGGGTCGTGCCGGATATGGAGCCGGTCAGGCGGGGGCCATACCGGCATTTCCGTCATCCGAACTACATCGTTGTAACGCTCGAGCTCGTCCTTTTGCCGCTGACGTTCGGCGCACTTCGCACCGCGGCGTTCATTGCGCTCGCCAATGCGCTCGTACTGCGCCAGCGCATCGCCGCCGAAGAAGCAGCGATCGCAGCAGTCGTTCGCGGGAGGAATGTCCAATGA
- a CDS encoding alkaline phosphatase, with amino-acid sequence MRKPVFKVLTSVALTASLLAGEAVVLPGGANQAYAAEENGQASIYIAPIDRAKFLAGSVFDFRVELNNLAAKPSSVSISVNGQDAEKFFGKPLTKTETDKSQEFTVRDVSIKDAGSYEVTVKADGMSKTVKYDVVLAEQGGKKAKNVILFVGDGMAFPDVTMSRIMSKGLTEGKYNGLLEMDKFDQRAVVTTSGMDSLVTDSANSASAYNTGHKSAVNGLGIYPDNTESSLDDPKVETLAEMLKRSRGMSVGVVSTSEIEDATPAAVVSHTRRRADKPEIAEMLYKLQPEVILGGGSAYFLPKSTAGSKRKDDKNLFDMFEKSGYFVVENATQLKATGTPDKLLGLFHTGDMSVYYDRSTGNQAELKSFTDQPNLWDMTQKAIDVLSKNDKGFFLMVEGASIDKQLHPLDWERAAYDTIEMDKAIGVAKRFAEKNGDTLIVVTADHSHSVSVAGTYWEGDGKSGREAFRTYEESKFPTYVDGDGDGFPDNPDADRKLAVVFGSHPDYYEDYKFDPVPTSPTVKNKDGVYVANPAKLADPEDPNRDRFLHPGTVNPLVESQGVHTADDVPLMAYGPGANYFKGTLDNTEVFYGMVNALGLNLTDAKNDGKNWIPLASFVNMMGGSVKFDAAAREITADINGSPIKLNLSSGKASKNGKDVSLDFKFENGTTYVSGSSMLDVLSK; translated from the coding sequence ATGAGAAAACCGGTATTTAAAGTGCTGACCAGCGTAGCGCTCACCGCATCGCTGCTCGCGGGCGAGGCCGTCGTTTTGCCTGGCGGCGCAAACCAGGCGTACGCCGCCGAGGAAAACGGACAAGCTTCGATTTACATCGCTCCGATCGACCGGGCGAAATTTTTGGCGGGCAGTGTGTTCGATTTTCGCGTCGAGCTGAACAATCTGGCCGCCAAGCCGTCATCCGTCAGCATTTCAGTGAACGGTCAGGATGCGGAGAAATTTTTCGGCAAGCCGCTGACGAAAACCGAAACGGACAAAAGCCAGGAGTTTACGGTCCGCGACGTCTCGATCAAGGATGCAGGCTCTTATGAAGTAACCGTCAAAGCGGACGGCATGTCGAAAACCGTCAAATACGACGTCGTACTTGCGGAGCAGGGCGGCAAGAAAGCGAAAAACGTCATTCTCTTCGTCGGCGACGGCATGGCATTTCCGGATGTTACGATGTCCCGGATCATGTCCAAAGGGCTGACCGAAGGGAAATACAACGGACTGCTCGAGATGGATAAATTCGACCAACGCGCCGTCGTCACAACATCGGGCATGGATTCGCTCGTCACCGACTCGGCGAACAGCGCCAGCGCCTATAACACGGGCCATAAATCGGCGGTCAACGGGCTCGGCATTTATCCCGACAATACCGAAAGCTCGCTGGACGATCCGAAGGTGGAGACGCTCGCGGAAATGCTGAAGCGCAGCCGCGGCATGTCGGTTGGCGTCGTTTCGACGTCCGAAATCGAAGACGCGACTCCGGCAGCGGTCGTATCGCATACCCGCCGCCGCGCGGACAAGCCGGAAATTGCCGAAATGCTCTACAAGCTGCAGCCGGAAGTCATCTTGGGCGGGGGCTCGGCTTATTTCCTGCCGAAATCGACCGCAGGCTCCAAGCGCAAAGACGACAAAAACCTGTTCGACATGTTTGAGAAAAGCGGATACTTCGTCGTGGAAAACGCAACCCAGCTGAAAGCGACGGGTACTCCCGACAAGCTGCTCGGCTTGTTCCATACGGGCGATATGAGCGTATATTACGACCGGTCCACGGGCAATCAGGCGGAGCTGAAGTCGTTTACCGACCAGCCGAACCTGTGGGATATGACGCAGAAGGCGATCGACGTGCTCAGCAAAAACGACAAAGGGTTCTTCCTGATGGTCGAAGGCGCCAGCATCGACAAGCAGCTGCACCCGCTCGATTGGGAGCGCGCCGCTTACGATACGATCGAAATGGATAAAGCGATCGGGGTGGCCAAACGTTTTGCGGAAAAGAACGGGGACACCTTGATCGTCGTCACCGCCGACCATTCTCATTCCGTCAGCGTAGCGGGAACGTACTGGGAAGGCGACGGCAAATCGGGCAGAGAGGCGTTCCGCACATACGAGGAGTCGAAATTCCCGACTTATGTAGACGGTGACGGCGACGGCTTCCCGGACAATCCGGATGCTGACCGCAAGCTGGCGGTCGTGTTCGGATCCCACCCGGATTATTACGAAGATTACAAGTTCGATCCGGTGCCGACTTCTCCGACCGTGAAAAACAAAGACGGCGTTTATGTAGCGAATCCGGCGAAATTGGCCGATCCGGAAGATCCGAACCGCGACCGTTTCCTCCATCCGGGCACGGTGAATCCGCTCGTGGAGAGCCAAGGCGTCCACACGGCCGACGATGTTCCGCTGATGGCATACGGACCGGGTGCGAACTATTTCAAAGGCACGCTCGACAATACGGAAGTGTTCTACGGCATGGTTAACGCCCTCGGCTTGAATTTGACGGATGCGAAAAACGACGGGAAAAACTGGATTCCGCTCGCAAGCTTCGTCAACATGATGGGCGGTTCCGTCAAATTCGACGCGGCAGCCCGCGAAATTACGGCAGATATTAACGGCAGCCCGATCAAGCTGAACCTTTCCAGCGGCAAGGCGTCGAAAAACGGAAAAGATGTCAGCCTTGATTTCAAATTTGAAAACGGCACGACGTACGTCTCCGGCAGCTCGATGCTGGATGTGCTTTCCAAGTAA
- a CDS encoding type III polyketide synthase produces the protein MFNNVKLFLRLQNIFPKRTHNNVNTSSEVNAVAYVVSVGTAVPSYRLSKEEARATVRRLFGGAYEHLDRLLSIFDNSGIDERYSCVPAEWFETKHSVEEKHRLYVQNAIDLAERAIRECMESAGTDVSRIDHLIFVSTTGTVTPSIDAYLYNRLPFRRDVKRTPVWGLGCAGGAAGLARAYEYVSAFPDHMCLVVSVELCGLTFIADDRSKSNLVATSLFADGAAAALVAGSACRSSRGPRIAAAKSTIWPDTLDVMGWDVTNDGLKVVFSRDIPTLIHQEMYGNVSEFLQQHGISVETIDRYVLHPGGMKVLRAYEEALGLADDRLGYSRSVLRRYGNMSSATVFFVLKEAMADRSEASRGLVGALGPGFSSELLLLEWS, from the coding sequence TTGTTTAATAATGTTAAGTTATTTTTAAGATTGCAGAATATTTTTCCAAAAAGAACCCACAATAACGTCAATACATCTTCAGAGGTGAATGCGGTGGCTTATGTCGTTTCGGTCGGCACCGCCGTGCCGTCCTACCGCTTGTCAAAAGAAGAGGCCCGCGCCACGGTGCGGCGGTTGTTCGGGGGCGCCTACGAGCATTTGGACCGGCTGCTCTCGATCTTCGACAACAGCGGCATCGATGAACGTTATTCGTGCGTGCCTGCGGAGTGGTTTGAAACGAAGCATTCCGTAGAGGAAAAACACCGGCTTTACGTGCAAAACGCGATCGATCTGGCGGAACGGGCTATCCGGGAATGCATGGAATCGGCCGGAACGGATGTTTCCCGGATCGATCACTTGATCTTTGTCTCGACTACCGGGACGGTAACGCCGAGCATCGACGCTTATTTGTACAACCGCCTTCCGTTTCGGCGGGATGTGAAAAGAACCCCGGTTTGGGGGCTCGGCTGCGCCGGAGGAGCCGCGGGGCTGGCGCGCGCGTACGAATACGTTTCGGCGTTTCCCGATCACATGTGTCTCGTCGTCAGCGTCGAGCTGTGCGGGCTGACGTTCATTGCCGACGATCGGTCGAAAAGCAACCTCGTCGCCACCTCCCTGTTCGCCGACGGAGCCGCGGCCGCGCTTGTTGCAGGAAGCGCATGCAGGAGCTCGCGCGGTCCGCGCATTGCCGCGGCGAAAAGCACGATATGGCCGGACACGCTCGATGTGATGGGCTGGGATGTGACAAACGACGGGCTCAAGGTCGTTTTCTCGCGGGATATTCCGACGCTGATCCATCAGGAAATGTACGGGAACGTAAGCGAGTTTTTACAGCAGCACGGCATCTCCGTCGAAACCATCGACCGCTACGTGCTTCATCCCGGCGGCATGAAGGTGCTGCGTGCGTATGAGGAAGCGCTTGGTCTCGCGGATGACCGGCTCGGCTACTCGCGCAGCGTGCTGCGGCGATACGGGAACATGTCGTCGGCCACCGTCTTTTTCGTGCTGAAGGAAGCGATGGCGGACAGATCGGAAGCAAGCCGCGGGCTTGTCGGCGCGCTCGGGCCCGGCTTCAGCTCGGAGCTGCTGCTGCTGGAGTGGTCATAG
- a CDS encoding ABC transporter ATP-binding protein: protein MLVLDKVTKSFAISASERIEVVSVDYFEMQRGEKAALVGPSGSGKSTLLHLIAGLFRPTSGSIRLLDKPVHGMKEAELDRFRAQHIGYVFQSFNLLSGFSALDNVLAAMKFGNVVPRKEQKERAAELLAQVGLGHRLDHKPSQLSGGEQQRVSIARALANSPALVLADEPTASLDADNAAQVFSLLVDACRSGGTALLMCTHDPELAGQLDKTINIRDLSFTGKSGVQNRVAHAHGLAQSR from the coding sequence ATGCTCGTGCTGGATAAAGTAACGAAATCATTTGCAATTTCGGCAAGCGAGCGGATTGAGGTCGTCAGCGTAGATTATTTTGAAATGCAACGGGGAGAGAAAGCCGCGCTGGTCGGTCCGAGCGGTTCGGGAAAAAGCACCTTGCTGCATCTTATCGCCGGATTGTTTCGTCCGACGAGCGGAAGCATCCGCCTGCTCGATAAACCTGTCCATGGGATGAAGGAAGCCGAGCTTGACCGATTTCGGGCTCAGCATATCGGCTACGTGTTTCAAAGCTTCAACTTGCTGTCCGGTTTTTCTGCGCTCGATAACGTCCTGGCGGCGATGAAGTTCGGGAATGTCGTTCCCCGCAAGGAGCAAAAGGAACGCGCCGCGGAGCTGCTCGCTCAGGTGGGACTCGGCCACCGGCTGGATCATAAGCCGTCGCAGCTGAGCGGCGGCGAGCAGCAGCGCGTATCGATCGCAAGAGCTTTAGCCAACAGCCCGGCGCTTGTGCTGGCCGACGAACCGACGGCAAGCCTCGATGCGGATAATGCCGCGCAGGTGTTTTCCTTGCTTGTGGATGCTTGCCGCTCCGGTGGAACCGCTCTGCTAATGTGCACGCACGATCCGGAGCTGGCCGGACAGCTCGACAAAACCATAAATATCCGTGATCTATCATTCACCGGAAAAAGCGGGGTGCAAAATCGTGTCGCTCATGCGCATGGCTTGGCTCAATCTCGTTAA
- a CDS encoding dipeptidase — MNSELKSYLASHRDEQIEQLKQFLRIPSVSVGSEHQEHIGHAVDWLIASLRQAGMDNAQALPTGGNPVVYADWLHAPGQPTVLIYGHYDVQPSDPDDAWDTPAFEPDVRDGKIYARGATDDKGQLFIHIKALEALLAVHGKLPVNVKLCIEGEEEIASRHLHAFLEREAERLQADAVVISDGPMHDRARPSVLYGLRGLCGFSVELKGPKHDLHSGLYGGGVQNPIHALVELLASMKDSDGRITIDGFYDKVNPLSPEDKTRFDELRHDEEQVRKDLGVEELFGEKGYSFLERTTARPTLEINSISGGYQGEGIKPIVPTSAAAKISCRLVDGQDPDEILALIQKHIDERKPPGVTVQVTPGVKGKPFLVSPDDPYIRASARAYAEGFGAEPVYVRGGGSIPIVEAFYRLLGAPVVMMNFGLPDENLHAPNEHFHLDNFDKGIVTVCSYLQEIARR; from the coding sequence ATGAATAGCGAATTGAAATCGTATCTTGCATCGCATCGCGACGAGCAGATCGAGCAGTTGAAGCAATTTTTGCGGATTCCGAGCGTCAGCGTCGGATCGGAGCATCAGGAGCACATCGGCCATGCTGTGGATTGGCTCATTGCATCGCTGCGCCAGGCGGGAATGGATAATGCCCAGGCGCTGCCGACCGGGGGCAATCCCGTCGTTTATGCCGATTGGCTGCATGCGCCGGGGCAACCGACCGTGCTGATTTACGGGCATTACGACGTCCAGCCGTCCGATCCCGACGACGCTTGGGATACCCCGGCGTTCGAGCCGGATGTGCGCGACGGCAAAATTTACGCGCGCGGCGCCACCGACGACAAAGGTCAGCTGTTCATACATATAAAAGCGCTGGAAGCGCTGCTCGCCGTCCACGGGAAGCTCCCCGTCAACGTCAAGTTGTGCATCGAAGGCGAGGAAGAGATCGCCAGCCGGCATTTGCACGCTTTTCTGGAACGCGAAGCGGAGCGGCTTCAGGCGGATGCCGTCGTCATTTCCGACGGGCCGATGCATGACCGTGCACGGCCCTCCGTGCTGTATGGACTGCGCGGGCTTTGCGGCTTTTCGGTGGAGTTGAAGGGGCCGAAGCACGACCTTCATTCCGGCCTATACGGCGGCGGCGTGCAAAACCCGATACACGCGCTCGTAGAGCTGCTCGCATCTATGAAAGACAGCGACGGACGCATTACGATCGACGGTTTTTACGACAAGGTGAATCCGCTATCCCCGGAAGATAAAACGAGGTTTGACGAGCTGCGTCATGACGAAGAGCAGGTGAGGAAAGATCTCGGAGTCGAGGAGCTGTTCGGTGAAAAGGGCTATTCGTTCCTCGAACGGACCACAGCGAGACCGACGCTGGAAATCAACTCCATTTCCGGCGGTTACCAAGGCGAAGGGATCAAGCCGATCGTGCCGACGTCGGCCGCAGCCAAAATCTCTTGCAGGCTTGTTGACGGCCAAGACCCCGACGAAATTCTCGCCTTGATTCAGAAGCATATCGACGAACGGAAGCCGCCGGGAGTGACGGTACAGGTGACGCCTGGCGTCAAAGGCAAACCGTTTCTCGTATCGCCGGACGATCCGTACATTCGGGCGTCCGCACGGGCCTACGCGGAAGGCTTCGGAGCGGAGCCGGTTTATGTGCGCGGCGGCGGCTCGATTCCGATCGTCGAAGCGTTTTACCGGCTGCTCGGTGCACCGGTCGTCATGATGAACTTCGGCCTGCCCGATGAAAACCTGCATGCGCCGAACGAGCATTTTCATCTCGACAATTTCGATAAGGGGATCGTCACTGTCTGCAGTTATTTGCAGGAAATTGCTCGCCGATGA
- a CDS encoding putative quinol monooxygenase yields MSLFAMFGKLTAHEGKRDELVQHLLEATKQKEAMEGCLLYVINEAEDDPNDVWVTEMWRDAESHAASLKNEAVLATIRRCMPLVAGVHPIKIRPVGGIGIDRLQTP; encoded by the coding sequence ATGAGTTTATTCGCCATGTTCGGAAAATTGACGGCTCATGAAGGAAAACGGGACGAGCTCGTGCAACATTTGCTGGAAGCGACGAAGCAGAAGGAAGCGATGGAAGGGTGCTTGCTCTATGTCATCAACGAAGCGGAGGACGATCCGAATGACGTATGGGTGACGGAGATGTGGAGGGATGCGGAGTCGCATGCAGCTTCGCTTAAAAACGAAGCTGTTTTGGCGACCATCCGGCGCTGCATGCCCCTTGTTGCCGGCGTCCATCCGATCAAGATTCGTCCCGTCGGAGGCATCGGTATTGATCGGCTGCAAACCCCGTAA
- a CDS encoding TlpA family protein disulfide reductase, producing the protein MKKLGTQATLICMAIILLILSVRPPSSEPRQPVKPGYPMPSVNLPSLDGKNVALNASQRKPLLIYFWASWCEPCRAETPDLIAFYERHKGDIGVYAVNVTSKDEPDSVRSFVRQYNVRFPVLLDERGEAAEQFRIVSIPTTYWIDAQGIIADRFIGQLTPQKLEEKLRSLRR; encoded by the coding sequence ATGAAGAAACTGGGGACACAAGCTACGCTCATCTGCATGGCGATCATTCTGCTGATCCTGTCCGTTCGCCCCCCCTCTTCCGAACCAAGACAGCCGGTCAAGCCCGGTTACCCGATGCCCTCCGTAAACCTGCCGTCGCTGGACGGAAAAAACGTTGCACTGAACGCCTCGCAGCGCAAACCACTGCTCATCTACTTTTGGGCCAGCTGGTGCGAGCCGTGCCGTGCGGAAACGCCGGATCTCATCGCCTTTTACGAGCGGCATAAAGGAGATATCGGCGTATATGCCGTTAATGTGACGTCCAAGGACGAGCCGGACTCGGTCCGTTCCTTTGTCCGCCAGTACAACGTGCGTTTTCCGGTTTTGCTCGATGAACGCGGCGAGGCGGCGGAGCAATTCCGCATCGTTTCAATTCCGACGACGTATTGGATCGACGCACAAGGCATTATTGCGGACCGGTTCATCGGCCAGCTTACCCCGCAAAAGCTTGAGGAGAAGCTCCGTTCCCTCCGGCGATAA
- a CDS encoding ABC transporter permease — translation MRMAWLNLVNRRVQTLITILVVTVGVAMTLSIMMISGGIRSGIVKASEPFGMIVGSKGSANQLVFNTIFLMDNPLANISLDYYHKLENDPRVTLTVPFALGDNYRGFRLVGTSRDFFSLKGRPADPPYFQLAAGRLFERPFEAVIGAKTAKETGLKIGDKFVSGHGVARIAEGGEEHKENPFTVVGILHSVNAPADQGIYVSMDSYWISHEHEEHHEGAAEADDHDESRGVTAALVKPKSYSDLMRMYQEINKDKEAQAVFPGQVIAKIFDMMGSGEQILSYLSYVVLGMAGLTILLAMYGSTIERRRTVAILRAIGASRGGVVSIVLFESAMVSALGCVIGTAAGYGFAWGMAQYIGSHISISVPVELSGGLIAVNAAVCALGLAAGVAPAISAYRTEAAKYLHAV, via the coding sequence ATGCGCATGGCTTGGCTCAATCTCGTTAACCGGCGCGTTCAAACGCTGATCACCATCCTCGTGGTAACCGTCGGCGTTGCCATGACGCTGAGCATCATGATGATTTCCGGCGGAATCCGCTCGGGTATCGTCAAGGCGAGCGAGCCGTTCGGGATGATCGTCGGCTCGAAAGGGAGCGCCAATCAGCTCGTTTTCAACACCATTTTTTTGATGGATAATCCGCTTGCCAACATTTCGCTCGATTATTACCATAAGCTTGAAAACGACCCTCGGGTTACGCTGACCGTGCCTTTTGCTCTGGGAGACAACTACAGAGGTTTCAGGCTGGTCGGCACGAGCCGGGATTTTTTTTCACTCAAAGGAAGGCCCGCCGATCCGCCTTATTTTCAGCTCGCTGCGGGCAGGCTGTTCGAACGTCCGTTCGAAGCGGTCATCGGCGCAAAAACGGCTAAAGAAACCGGTCTTAAGATCGGAGACAAGTTCGTCTCGGGACACGGCGTGGCGCGGATCGCAGAAGGCGGGGAAGAACATAAGGAAAATCCGTTCACGGTCGTGGGCATACTTCACAGCGTAAATGCGCCGGCCGATCAAGGCATTTACGTCAGCATGGACAGCTACTGGATCAGCCACGAGCATGAGGAGCATCACGAGGGCGCGGCGGAGGCGGACGATCACGACGAGTCGCGGGGAGTAACGGCGGCGCTAGTCAAGCCCAAAAGCTACTCGGACCTGATGAGAATGTACCAGGAGATCAATAAGGATAAGGAAGCCCAAGCCGTATTTCCGGGTCAGGTGATCGCGAAAATTTTCGATATGATGGGCAGCGGAGAGCAAATATTGAGCTACCTTAGCTATGTCGTCTTGGGCATGGCCGGACTGACCATCCTGCTCGCCATGTACGGATCGACGATCGAGAGAAGACGTACGGTGGCGATTCTGCGGGCGATCGGAGCAAGCCGGGGAGGGGTCGTATCCATCGTTTTGTTCGAATCGGCTATGGTTTCGGCGCTCGGCTGCGTCATCGGAACGGCTGCGGGGTACGGGTTTGCATGGGGGATGGCGCAATATATCGGCTCGCACATTTCGATCTCCGTACCGGTTGAGCTTTCCGGCGGGCTGATCGCCGTCAATGCGGCTGTGTGCGCGCTAGGGCTTGCCGCAGGAGTTGCTCCAGCGATCAGCGCATACCGAACGGAAGCGGCCAAATATCTTCACGCGGTATAA